A genomic segment from Micromonospora echinaurantiaca encodes:
- a CDS encoding L-dopachrome tautomerase-related protein: MSADWPDRADDRLTSVHASNRIWNGVTTAAGRTFVCYPNADGPGIAVAELRADGTAVPYPDPAWNAVRDDHDPDGAFVTVNSLRTGPDGLLWLVDSGAPGFGAPPVPGGPRLLAVDLATDRITRCYDLTAVTRPTSFLDDVRFNGPTAYLTDAGAPALVVLDLASGRARRVLDGHWSTTAGRPMSADGTPLRDLDGAEVRLHADQLEVSPDGAHLYFQPACGPLARVATHWLDDPDVPPDTLAGAVERWLDTPSTGGTAIDADGAIYLSDVDRRRILRIAPDRQVATLVADPRLAFADALWIDRGGDLLIPVTQLHRTAGLAGGRDSVERPLRIYRWPVGARPAPNDHP, translated from the coding sequence ATGAGCGCTGACTGGCCGGACCGGGCGGACGACCGGCTGACGTCCGTGCACGCTTCGAACCGGATCTGGAACGGCGTCACCACGGCCGCCGGGCGGACGTTCGTCTGCTATCCCAACGCTGACGGGCCGGGGATCGCGGTGGCCGAGCTGCGGGCCGACGGGACGGCGGTGCCGTATCCGGACCCGGCCTGGAACGCGGTCCGCGACGACCACGACCCGGACGGCGCCTTCGTCACCGTGAACAGCCTGCGGACCGGGCCGGACGGGCTGCTCTGGCTCGTCGACAGCGGCGCCCCCGGGTTCGGCGCGCCGCCGGTGCCGGGCGGCCCCCGCCTGCTCGCCGTCGACCTCGCCACCGACCGGATCACCCGCTGTTACGACCTGACCGCGGTGACCCGGCCAACCAGTTTCCTCGACGACGTCCGGTTCAACGGCCCGACCGCCTACCTCACCGACGCCGGCGCGCCCGCCCTGGTCGTCCTCGACCTGGCCAGCGGCCGGGCCCGCCGGGTGCTGGACGGGCACTGGAGCACCACGGCCGGCCGACCGATGAGCGCGGACGGCACCCCGCTGCGGGACCTGGACGGCGCCGAGGTCCGGCTGCACGCTGACCAGTTGGAGGTCTCGCCGGACGGCGCCCACCTCTACTTCCAGCCGGCCTGCGGCCCGCTCGCCCGGGTCGCCACCCACTGGCTGGACGACCCGGACGTCCCGCCCGACACCCTGGCCGGCGCCGTCGAGCGCTGGCTGGACACCCCGAGCACGGGTGGCACCGCGATCGACGCCGACGGCGCGATCTACCTCAGCGACGTGGACCGGCGCCGGATCCTGCGGATCGCTCCCGACCGGCAGGTGGCGACGCTGGTCGCCGACCCGCGCCTGGCGTTCGCCGACGCGCTCTGGATCGACCGCGGCGGCGACCTGCTGATCCCGGTGACCCAGCTGCACCGCACCGCCGGGCTGGCCGGCGGCCGGGACAGCGTCGAGCGGCCGCTGCGGATCTACCGGTGGCCCGTCGGCGCCCGGCCGGCCCCGAACGACCACCCCTGA
- a CDS encoding SGNH/GDSL hydrolase family protein yields the protein MPSTLTEATDPWCLRPGESAALLRGHPWRRFAVLGDSVAEGLCEPVDGYPDVQWADRIAAELRAVAPELAYLNLGLRGLRAHEVRATQLAPALDFRPDLALVVCGGNDAFSPGYDADAVDAELTAMIEALRAAGADVITVGMFDVSHSPAVPHRHRAGLAERMRRLSAHTGALAQRLGTLHVRLTDHPLTADPSIYSSDGRHGSARSDAIAAAETVRRLGAHLGNA from the coding sequence ATGCCATCGACGTTGACCGAAGCGACCGATCCGTGGTGCCTGCGCCCCGGGGAGAGCGCGGCGCTGCTGCGCGGGCATCCGTGGCGGCGCTTCGCGGTGCTGGGTGACAGCGTGGCCGAGGGGCTCTGCGAGCCGGTGGACGGCTACCCGGACGTGCAGTGGGCCGACCGGATCGCCGCCGAGCTGCGGGCCGTGGCGCCCGAGCTGGCGTACCTGAACCTGGGGCTGCGGGGGCTACGGGCGCACGAGGTACGCGCCACCCAGCTCGCCCCGGCGCTCGACTTCCGGCCCGACCTGGCGCTGGTGGTCTGCGGCGGCAACGACGCCTTCTCCCCCGGCTACGACGCCGACGCGGTGGACGCGGAGCTGACCGCGATGATCGAGGCGTTGCGGGCCGCCGGGGCGGACGTGATCACCGTCGGGATGTTCGACGTGTCGCACAGCCCGGCGGTCCCGCACCGGCACCGGGCCGGCCTGGCCGAGCGGATGCGCCGGCTCTCCGCGCACACCGGCGCGCTCGCGCAGCGGCTAGGCACCCTGCACGTACGGCTCACCGACCACCCGCTCACCGCGGACCCGTCGATCTACAGCAGCGACGGCCGGCACGGCAGCGCCCGCAGCGACGCCATCGCCGCCGCCGAGACGGTCCGCCGCCTCGGCGCCCACCTGGGCAACGCGTGA
- a CDS encoding aminoglycoside phosphotransferase family protein: MEPVPDDVLRGRIDAGLVRRLVAAQFPHWGDLPVRPVAVGGWDNRTFHLGDRMTVRLPCGEGYALQVAKEQRWLPVLAPRLPLTVPTPLAAGEPGAGYPHPWSVHRWIDGDTARPERIADLTEFATTLAGFLAALRRVDPAGGPAAGRHSAWRGAPLRTYDAETRRAVDALGDRIPRDPVTAIWTAALATTWDAPPVWFHGDVAFGNLLVREGRLAAVIDFGCCGVGDPACDTVIAWTLLDGPSRTAFREVLGVDDATWARGRGWALWKALITLDDADPARAAEARHTLDQVLAEWREG, encoded by the coding sequence GTGGAGCCGGTGCCGGACGACGTGCTGCGCGGGCGGATCGACGCGGGGTTGGTGCGCCGGCTGGTCGCCGCGCAGTTCCCCCACTGGGGCGACCTGCCGGTCCGGCCGGTCGCGGTCGGCGGGTGGGACAACCGTACGTTCCACCTGGGCGACCGGATGACGGTCCGGCTGCCCTGCGGCGAGGGCTACGCCCTGCAGGTCGCGAAGGAGCAACGCTGGCTGCCGGTGCTCGCGCCCCGGCTGCCGCTCACCGTCCCGACCCCGCTCGCCGCCGGGGAACCCGGCGCCGGCTACCCGCACCCGTGGTCGGTCCACCGCTGGATCGACGGCGACACCGCCCGCCCGGAGCGGATCGCCGACCTGACCGAATTCGCCACCACGCTCGCCGGCTTCCTCGCCGCGCTGCGCCGGGTGGACCCGGCCGGCGGGCCGGCGGCCGGCCGGCACAGCGCCTGGCGCGGGGCGCCGCTGCGCACGTACGACGCGGAGACCCGGCGGGCGGTCGACGCGCTCGGCGACCGGATCCCCCGCGACCCGGTCACCGCGATCTGGACGGCCGCCCTGGCCACCACCTGGGACGCCCCGCCGGTCTGGTTCCACGGCGACGTCGCCTTCGGCAACCTGCTGGTCCGCGAGGGCCGGCTGGCCGCCGTCATCGACTTCGGCTGCTGCGGCGTCGGCGACCCGGCCTGCGACACGGTGATCGCCTGGACGCTGCTGGACGGGCCGAGCCGGACGGCGTTCCGGGAGGTGCTCGGCGTCGACGACGCCACCTGGGCCCGGGGACGCGGCTGGGCACTGTGGAAGGCGCTGATCACGCTGGACGACGCCGACCCGGCACGCGCCGCCGAGGCCCGGCACACGCTCGACCAGGTGCTCGCCGAGTGGCGGGAGGGGTGA
- a CDS encoding MmcQ/YjbR family DNA-binding protein has product MATWDDVRRIALGLPETSEHPSYNGAPAWRVRKKSFVFDRPLRKADREALGPAAPDGPVLGAYVPDVGAKEALLADDPAVYFTTPHFDGYPVILARLDQLDVEELTELVVEAWYACAPKRLAAAYQAGQPTTPS; this is encoded by the coding sequence GTGGCCACCTGGGACGACGTACGCCGCATCGCGCTGGGCCTGCCGGAGACCAGCGAGCACCCGTCGTACAACGGGGCGCCGGCGTGGCGGGTGCGGAAGAAGTCCTTCGTCTTCGACCGCCCGCTACGCAAGGCCGACCGCGAGGCGCTCGGCCCGGCCGCGCCGGACGGCCCGGTGCTCGGCGCGTACGTGCCCGACGTGGGGGCCAAGGAGGCGCTGCTCGCCGACGACCCGGCCGTCTACTTCACCACCCCGCACTTCGACGGCTACCCGGTGATCCTGGCGCGGCTCGACCAGCTCGACGTCGAGGAGCTGACCGAACTGGTGGTCGAGGCGTGGTACGCCTGCGCGCCAAAACGGCTCGCGGCCGCGTACCAGGCCGGCCAGCCGACCACCCCGTCCTGA
- a CDS encoding SLOG cluster 4 domain-containing protein, translating to MVQVAVCGPASATGTELAYARRVGELLAGRGVTVLCGAGGGVMAAAAAGARSRAGLVIGVRPDDGTDPGPADCSAVLVTNMGQARNAILVWSADAVIAVGGSWGTLSEVALGLRRGGIPVVVLGGWWILDADGLPVPGPVHVTTAEEAVAAALSD from the coding sequence ATGGTGCAGGTGGCGGTCTGCGGCCCGGCGTCGGCGACCGGGACCGAGCTGGCGTACGCCCGCCGGGTGGGTGAGCTGCTCGCCGGGCGCGGCGTGACGGTGCTCTGCGGCGCCGGCGGCGGGGTGATGGCCGCGGCCGCCGCCGGCGCCCGCTCCCGGGCCGGCCTGGTGATCGGCGTCCGCCCGGACGACGGCACCGACCCCGGTCCGGCCGACTGTTCAGCGGTGCTGGTCACCAACATGGGTCAGGCCCGCAACGCGATCCTGGTGTGGAGCGCCGACGCGGTGATCGCCGTCGGCGGGTCCTGGGGGACGCTCAGCGAGGTGGCGTTGGGCCTGCGCCGCGGCGGCATCCCGGTGGTGGTGCTCGGCGGCTGGTGGATCCTCGACGCCGACGGGCTGCCCGTGCCCGGCCCGGTGCACGTGACCACCGCCGAGGAGGCCGTCGCGGCGGCCCTGTCGGATTGA